GCTGGCGTGCCCTCACCCCATCGACCTCCACACGGGCTATCAGGACGCGTCAAGGGGGCCGCCCCCGAGCTACCGGTACGGTGAAGCTCAGAGGTGGCCCCCTTGACACGACCTGATCGGGCTGAAGCCAGGTCGACGGGGTGAGGGCAGCGGGCAGGTGGTGCGACGTGATCATTCGTCAGCCGCTCGTCAGGACGCCAAAAACGGCCGCCAAACGTTGATAAGTTGCAGACAACGTCTGAGCAGGTCAGGGCAGCTATCGCGGATGTTTTCGCTGGTAGCGCGTCCGCGCAAATTCGTTCCGCTTCAACGTGTGACCGGCGGCGTTGCTCCTGAGGGTTGCGTCGGGGCGGGGTCAGCGGTGGGTGAGCACGTTGATGACGTTGCCGCCGGGGTCGCGGAAGAAGAAGCGCCGAACGCCCCACTCCTCGTCGGTCAGCGGGTGGACGACCTCGAAGCCCTGGCGCACGACCTCGTCGTGCGCGGAGTCGACGTCGGCGACGTCCAGCGACGCGACGGGGTTGCAGGGGGCGGTGCGGTCGGTGGTCATGAGGCTGAACTGGGCCGTGCCGCCGCTGCCCAAGGTGGCGATCCAGCCGTGGTCCATCAGCACGTCCAACCCCAGCACTCGCTGGTACGCCGCGACGGCGGTGGGCAGCTCGGGCACGGTCAGGATCGGCACGGCTCGTTTGAGGTCCACCGCCGGAGTATGCGGCGGTCGCCGACGTCGTGGCCAGTGCCGCCGGGTTCCGCGCGAACGGTGATCACGGCCGCGCGCGCGAGTTGCGCATGGCCCTCGTGAGGGTGATCGGTGCGCCCGAGTCGGCGCTTCGCCGGCCGGAGGTGAACTCCGCGTACTCCGGGCCGTCCACGGCGTACAAGGCCAGGCGGCCGCGGGCGTCGGCGTGGATGCCCCAGCCGTAGCGCTTGCCGAGCTGGGAGGAACGCAGGCACGGCTGGCTGCGCGCGAAGAACTCGAGGCGGGCGTGGACCCGATCTTCGTCCGGGATGCCCTGCCGATCCGCGAAGACGGTGAACAGGACGTCGCCGGACGTGAACTCGTACGGATGCCCCGCGATCAGCGCGTAGGTGCGCGCGGAGACAGAAGGATCATCGCCCTTGGCCGGGGGCACCGTTCCCGTCTTCGCCGGGCAGTCCTCGGCCACGGCGATGAACGTGTCCACGTAATCCACCCGCTCCATGGCGCAACTTTACTGCCTGTCTTCGACCTCGGTTTTGCGTAGCGGGTCGCTCAGCGGAACCTCAGCGGCTTCCTCGCTGCCCTTTTGCCGGTGTGATCGCGATTTCTGATGTATGCCGTGCACGGCGAAATCGCTGTCCTCGCGAGGAAGCCGCTGAGAACCCGCCGGTGGTCTTGTTGCTCAGGCTGGTCACTGCTCAGCGGCTTCGCCGCTGACAGGACAAACGACCACGAACGCCGCTCACCTGGAAATACAAGATCAAAGATGGGCGGTCAGTCCTGGGTGACTGCCGCGGCGAGGAATCCGCAGGTAGATCGGGTTCAAGTTGACGGCGTACCGGGGAGGAGCGCGGAAGCCGGTGCGATTCGGGAAGCCGGTCTCGGGTTGGCCGGAGAACGGGCCGCGATGCGTTCGAGCGGAGGTGCCGGGAAACGATTGCTGTCGTTGTCGATCGGTTGACCCCTGATCGGGGGTCGGGGTGCGGCTCACGCGGAATTCTCCGGAGTGCCGAATGCGGATCCGGCACATTCGGGTGAAACGTTGCGAGGTGCCGGTAGCTGAGCGCTGGTGCCGCTCAGCTGCTGGTAGAAGCGCCGGGTGTCATGATTCGCATGGCGTTACCGGCCGCTTTAAGTTGTGCCCATGCAGCTCATCACCTCGATCTGCGGGGACTGCAACGGCAAGGGTTGCGGTAACTGTGGTGACACCGGAACGATCACCATTCTTGAGGACTAGCAGGCGAAATCCGCGATTTCGCGGGATAGCCCGCCGCGCGCGATGCGGCGGGCGCCGCCGCCCACCCCGCACCGTTCGAGCACTGCTCCCGCCCCGCCGTCGACGGGGTGACGGCCACCGTCCGCCCGCGCCCGTCGAAGCGGGCCGTGCGCAGCGGGCATCGCTGCTAGCGTGCCGAAGATGGCTACCACCGAGCCCGTCCTGGTCATCGGTGCCGGAGTGACCGGTCTCAGCACCGCCGTCACCCTCGCCGAAGCCGGTGTCCCGGTGCGCATCCGCACCGACGAACGGCCCGCCGAGACCACCTCGGCCGTCGCCGGGGCGATGTGGGGGCCGGCGCTGCTGCAACCCGCCGACCGCGTTCAGGGCTGGGTCGCCCGCACCTACCACCGCCTCGTCGAACTCGCCGCCGACGACACCAGCGGCGTGCACCTCGCCGCCGGGCGGATGGCGGCCCGCGTCGACCTCGGCGACCAGCTGCCGCCCGAGGCGCTGCTGCTGCCCGACCTGCGCCGTTGCGCACCCGACGAGCTACCGGACGGGTTCGTCAGCGGCTACCGGGCGACCGCGCCGCTGATCGACATGCCGCGCTACCTCGACCACCTCACCGAGCGGTTCCGGGCCGCCGGTGGGGAACTGCTGCTCAGCCCGGTGTCCTCGCTGGTCGAAGCGGTCGAGGAAGCGGGCAGGGTCGTGAACTGCACCGGAGTGGGCGCGCACGAACTCGTCGGCGATCCCGGAGTGCGTCCCGTGCGGGGCCAGCACGTCGTCGTGCGCAACCCCGGTGTCACCGAGTACTTCGTGGAGATCGGAGCCGGCCCCGAGTTCACCGCGTACATGCCGCACGGCGACCACGTGGTGCTCGGCGGTACCGCGGTCGACCAGGACTGGTCGCGCATCCCCGGACGCGAAGCGGGCGCCGCCATCCTGCGGCGCTGCGCGCACGTCGAACCGCTGCTCGCCGGAGCCGACGTGCTCGGCGAGACCGTGGGACTCCGCCCCGGACGGGACGCGGTCAGGCTGGAGGTCGAGCGGTTCGGCGGCGGCACCGTCGTGCACAACTACGGGCACTCCGGGTGCGGCGTCGCGCTGTCCTGGGGCTGCGCCGCGGAAGCCGCCGAGCTGGTGCTGACCGGCTGAGGTCAGGACAGGGCGTCGACGACCCCGTCGATCTCCTCCGCCAGCGTGACGTCCTTCGCCGTGATGCCGCCCTGCGAATGCGTCGACAGCGAGAACGTGACCTTGCGCCAGCGGATGTCGATGTCCGGGTGGTGGTTCTCGCTCTCGGCGATCTCCGCGATCCGGTTCACGCCCTGGATGGCCTGCGGGAAGCTCGCGAACTCCACCGTCCGCGTGATCGTGGTTCCGTCCTGGGCCCACTCCGGCAGTCCGGCGAGCGCTTCGGCGACCTGGGTGTCGTTCAGCAGTTCGGTCATGGCTCCATGGTGGTGGTCGACCGGCCGGATTGCGACCGTCGGCCCCACCCGGAGCGGTGACACGTAGACTGCCGTCGCCACGGGAGTCCAGCGCGCTGGGCTGAGAGGAGGGGCGAATCCCCTCGACCGTCCGCACCTGAACCGGATCATGCCGGCGCAGGGAGGTGTCGCGATCAGCTCGACGTTGCACACGTGGCCGTTGCCGTGTGCTGCTCGGGAGGACCGTTGAACCGTTACCTGCGCTGGGTCGCCGCCCTTGCGGTCGCCTCGCTCACCACCGGGTGCTCGCTCATCGGGAGCTCCGGCCCGGAGCCCGCCGCGCGCACCGTCACGCTCGTCGCGCACGATTCGTTCGTCGCCGACCCCGCCGTGCTCGCCGACTTCGAACGGCGCAGCGGCATCCACCTGGAAGTCCGCAACAGCGGTGACGCGGGCGAGCTGACGAACAAGCTGGTGCTGTCCCGAGCCGCGCCGCTCGGCGACGTCGCCTACGGCGTCGACTCGACGTTCGCGTCCCGCGCGCTCGGCGCAGGCGTGTTCGCGCCGCACCGGTCCGCCGCGGCCGAACGCGGACCGCAGCGGTACGCGCAGGACCAGGAGCAGCGGCTCACCGCGATCGACGTCGCCGACGTGTGCCTGAACATCGACACCGGCTGGTTCGCGCAGCACCGGGTGCCGGAGCCCGCGACGTTGCGCGACCTCACCGACCCCCGCTACCGCGGGCTGATCGCGTTACCGGACCCGACGACGTCCTCACCCGGGCTCGCGTTCCTGCTCGGCACCGTCGCCGCCTTCGGCGATCCCGGCTGGCAGGACTACTGGCGGGACCTGACCGCGAACGACGTGAAGCTCTCCGCCGGGTGGGAAGAGGCCTACAACCAGGACTTCTCCGGAGCCACCGGGCAGGGGCCGCGGCCGATCGTGCTGTCCTACGCCTCCTCGCCCGCAGCGGAGGTCGACGAGACCGGTCGGCCCCGGACTCGGGCACTGCTCGACACCTGCTACCGGCAGGTCGAGTACGCCGGTGTGCTGGCCGGGGCGAAGGACCCGCAGGCCGCCGGTGAAGTCGTCGACTTCCTGCTCTCACCTGAATTCCAAGCGCAGGTGCCGGACCAGATGTACGTGTACCCCGCGGTCGACGGGGTCGCGCTGCCTCCGGGCTGGGCGGAGAGCGCGCCGCTGCCGCAGGACCCGGCGGAGCTGCCCGCCGCCGAGGTGGAACGCAACCGGGACCGCTGGGTGGAGCAGTGGCGGACGCTGGTGCGGGGATGAACCACGGCCTCCGCCGGCGGTTGCCCGTGGCGCTCGCCGCGGTGATCGTGCTCGGTTTCCTCGGGCTGTTCTTCGCCTGGCCCGTCGCGGCGATCGTCGGGCTGGGACTGCGCGGTGAAGCCGGGGCGGTGCTGGTCGAGCCGTCGACGTGGCGGCTCGTGGGCTTCACGCTCGGGCAAGCCGCCGCGTCCACCGCCGTCGCGTTGCTGGCGGGACTGCCGCTGGCCTACGTGCTGGCCCGGCTCGCGGTCCCCGGCCGCGGGCTGCTGCGGGTCGCGGTGACCGTGCCGTTCGTGCTGCCGACGATCGTGGTGGGCATGGCGTTCCGGGCGTTGTTCGGCGCCGATGCCGGGGTGCTCGCGATCGTGCTGGCCAACGCGTTCTTCAACGTCGCCGTCGTCGCGCGCACCGTGAGCGGGCTGTGGAGCCACCTCGACCGGCGGATGGAGGACGCTGCCCGATCGCTCGGCGCGAGCCGGTTGCGCGCGTTCACCTCGGTGACGCTGCCCGCGCTGCTGCCCGCACTGGGATCGGCCGCCTCGGTCGTGTTCCTGTTCAGCGCCACCAGCTTCGGCGTGGTGCTGGTGCTCGGGGGTGGTGAGCTGCGGACGCTGGAGACGGAGATCTACCTGCGCACCGTGCAGCTGCTGGACCTCCCCGGCGCGGCGGCGCTGTCGCTGCTGCAGCTCGCGGCCGTCGTCGCCGCGCTGCTGGTCGCGACCGTCGCGCGACGACGCCGGGAAACGGCGCTGCGGCTGCGCGCGCCGTCCGACACCGCGCGGCGTCCGCAGGGAGCGGAGTGGTGGGTCGTCGGGCTCGCCGGGCTGGTGCTGTGCGGGCTCGGCACGCCGATCGTGACCTTGCTGCTGCGATCGGTGTCCACCAGGGACGGGTGGGGGCTCGCGGGGTACCGGGCGCTGCTGGGCACCGGGCAGAACGGGACGTTGGAGGTCACCGGGCTCGAAGCGGCGCTCAACTCGGTGCGCACCGCCGTCGACGCGACCTGGATGGCGCTGCTGTTCGGGCTGCTGGCGTCTTTCGTGCTCGTCGCGATCCGGCGCCGGGCCGTCGCCGAAAGCCTCGACCTGGCCCTGATGCTGCCGCTGGGCGTGTCCGCGGTGACCGTCGGCTTCGGGTACCTGATCACGCTCGGTTCGCTGCCGGGAGATCTGCGGACCTCGCCGCTGCTGGTGCCGTTCGCGCAAGCGCTGGTGGTGACACCGCTGGTGATCCGCATGGTGCTGCCGGTGCTGCGGGCCATCGACGAACGACTGCGCCAGGCCGCCGCGACGTTGGGCGCCGGGCCGTGGCGGGTCCGGCGCGAGATCGACGTTCCGCTCGCCGCGCGAACCGTGCTGGCCGCGGCGGGTTTCGGATTCGTCATCGCGCTCGGCGAGTTCGGTGCCACCGGCTTCCTCGCCCGGCCCGACGCGCCGACCCTGCCCGTGGCCATCGCCCGGCTGCTCGGCAGGCCCGGCGAGCTCAATTCGCAACTCGCCTACGCCGCGTGCACGTTGCTGATGATCGTCACCGTGCTCGGCGTCGTGCTCATCGAGCGGCTCCGAGGACGTACCGACGCCGTGGAGGAATTCTGATGGGGCTGGAAGTGCACGGGCTCACCGTCCGCTTCGGCGAGACGACGGCGGTGCGAGAGGTGGATCTGTCCGTGCTGGACGGCGAGGTCCTGGCGCTGCTCGGGCCGTCCGGTTGCGGCAAGTCCACCCTGCTGCGGACCGTCGCCGGGCTGGAACGGCCCACGGCGGGAGCGGTGCGCTGGAACGGGCGCGACCTCGACGCGGTCCCGGTGCACCAGCGCAGGTTCGGGATGGTCTTCCAGGACGGGCAGCTGTTCCCGCACCGCGACGTGGCGGGCAACGTCGGCTTCGGGCCGCGGATGCGCGGCGTCGGCGGGGCCGCCCGAGCCGCGCGCGTCGCGGAACTGCTGGAGCTGGTCGGCCTCGCCGGATACGGCGCGCGCCGGGTCACCGACCTATCCGGCGGCGAAGCCCAGCGGGTCGCGCTCGCCCGCGCGCTCGCCGCCGACCCGGAACTGCTGCTGCTGGACGAACCGCTGTCCGCGCTCGACCGGATGCTCCGGGAACGGCTCGCCGTCGACCTCGCCGCGCTGCTCGGGCAGGGCCCGTCGACCGCGCTGGTCGTCACGCACGACCACGACGAGGCGTTCACCCTCGCCGATCGGGTCGCCGTCATGGCGCGGGGCGCGGTCCTGCAGGCCGACACGCCCGCACTGCTGTGGCGGCACCCCGCCGACGACGAAGTGGCCGAATTCCTCGGCTGCACCACGTTCCTACCGGCGACCGTCCGCGACGGAACGGCGACCTGCGCGCTGGGGACCGTCGAGGTGACCGCGAAGGACGGCGACGCGCGGCTCGGCCTGCGCGCCGCCGGAGTGCGCGCCGAGCGGGCCCGGCCCGACGTCCCCGGCGGAGCCGAACCGGTCGGCACCGTGCGGGAACGCGTCCACCGGCACGATCACGTGCGGCTCGCGGTGAACGTGCCCGAGTTCGGCCGGGTGGAGGCGGTCGCGCACATCGCCGACGCGCCCGCGATCGAAGACGAGGTGCGGCTGAGGCTGGACCCCGACGGAATCGCGCTCGTCGGCGGGGACTGAACGGCCGCTCAGCCGGACGGTCGTTCCAGGAAATCCGAGTCGGGCGCCGCGAATCCGAACCGCTCGTACAGGCCGTGCGCGTCCGCCGTGTGCAGCATCCACCGGAAGTCCCGGCCCGGCCCGTCCTCGATCATGGCCCGCACCAGCTCGACGCCCACCCCGTGCCCGCGCGCGGCGGGCAGGACGAACACGTCCGCGAGGTACGCGCTGAGCACTCCGTCCGAGAAGGCTCGGGCGAAGCCGAGCAACCGGCCGTCCTGCTTCCGGTAGGCGGCGACGATGCGCCACGCGCCGTCGACTTGGCGGTCGAACGCTTCCCTGGTCCGGTTGCGGCCCCAGTACGCCTCGGTGGACAGGAACTCCCACACGGCGTCGCGATCGACGCGTCGCGGGTCGTCATCGACTTCGAATTCCACCCCCGCAGCCTAGGGGCCCGCTCGCTGCGGCTGTCGTCGATTTTCCGGGGGGCGGCGATCGACGCGTTGTCCGGGCTGCGGTGGCGTCCCGCTGCACCGGGTCACAGGGTTACGGCCCGCCTGAGCTTCCGCGGTCCGCGGATGCTCAGGCGGGCACGGGGTCACGCGTCTCGGGTGACCATGCGCAACACCGTCGCGGACAGGCCGATGACCAGGTAGCAACCGGCTCGCAGCAGGCCCGTGGACAAGGTGTCCGTGAAGATCGGATCCCGCAGCACGTCGATCACGGCGGACCAGTCGGTGGTGATCAGCAGCGGACGCAGCCACTCCAGCGACGGCACCGTCCCCAGCACGCCGAACACGATGAGCGCCGCCATCGTCCCGGCCATCACCACGAGCGGGTGCTCGGTCAGCGAGGACAGCGCCAGCGCCACCGCGCCGATCGCCGCCATCTGCGCCGCGCACCAGAGCACTGCCAGCGCGATCCTGCCCAGCGCGGCGCCCAGCGACAGCGTCGTCCCGGACAACGTCACCAAGCCGTCCCCGCCGACGATGATCAAACCGGTGAGCAGGCCGCTCACGGCGAGCACCAGCACCGACAGCAGGACCATCAGCAGGACGCCCGCGGACTTGACGCCCACCAGGCGAACCCGGCCGAGCGGCGCGATCAGCAGACCGCGCAGCGTGCCGTGGGACGCCTCGCCCGCGATCGCGTCCGCCGCGACCATCGCCACCACCAGCGGCAGCAGCATCGATTGCGCCAGCAGGATGCTCGCCACCGGCAGCACCAGGCCGTTGCCCGCGACCGAGCTCAGCAGCCCCGGGCCCCCGCCGCTGCCCGGTCCACCGGTCAGCGCGATCCCCACCCCGATCAGGACCGGCAGTCCCGCCAGCATCAGCAGCGCGAGCAGGTTGCGCGGGCGGCGCAGCACCCAGCGGAACTCGGCCAGCAGCACCCGCGCCAGCGGCGCCGATCGGCGCCCGGCGGGTGCCGGGGAAACCTCGGCGGACACGGTCGCGGTCATGACTCCTCCTCGGTGAGCCGGGCGAACAGGTCCTCGAGGCCCGCGCGCCCGCGCCGCGCCTCGTGCACCCCGACGTCGGCGCGCACCAGCGTCGCCAGCACCTCCGGAGCGTCCACTTCGGACAGATCCACGCGCAGGGCCTGCTGTTCCACGCGAGCGGAGATCCCGTTGTCCCGCAACGCGTCCAAGCCGGCGGTGAGGTCCGACGTGGAGATCATCAGGTGCGGGCCGCCCGACTCGAGCAGCTCCGCCAGCCCTCCCTGCGCGACCAGCGTGCCGCGGTGCATCACGGCCACGTGGGTGCAGGTCGCCTCGACCTCGGCCAGCAGGTGCGAGGAGACCAGCACCGTCGTGCCCACCGCGTGCAGTTCGGCGATGATCTGCCGGATCTCCCTGGTGCCCGCCGGGTCCAGACCGTTCGTGGGCTCGTCGAGCACCACGAGCTCGCGCGGTACCAGCAGCGCCGCGGCCAACCCCAGCCGCTGCTTCATGCCCAGCGAGTAGCCGCGGAACCGGCGGTCGGCGGCAGCGGTGAGCCCCACCCGCCGCAACGCCTCGTCCACCGCCGAGCGGATGTCCTGGCTCGCCAGGTTCGGCTCCATCGCCGCGCAGCGCAGCAGGTTCTCCCGGCCGGACAGGAACGGGTGGAACCCCGGCCCCTCCACCAGCGCGCCCACCT
This window of the Saccharopolyspora gloriosae genome carries:
- a CDS encoding VOC family protein is translated as MDLKRAVPILTVPELPTAVAAYQRVLGLDVLMDHGWIATLGSGGTAQFSLMTTDRTAPCNPVASLDVADVDSAHDEVVRQGFEVVHPLTDEEWGVRRFFFRDPGGNVINVLTHR
- a CDS encoding DUF6157 family protein, with translation MERVDYVDTFIAVAEDCPAKTGTVPPAKGDDPSVSARTYALIAGHPYEFTSGDVLFTVFADRQGIPDEDRVHARLEFFARSQPCLRSSQLGKRYGWGIHADARGRLALYAVDGPEYAEFTSGRRSADSGAPITLTRAMRNSRARP
- a CDS encoding FAD-dependent oxidoreductase is translated as MATTEPVLVIGAGVTGLSTAVTLAEAGVPVRIRTDERPAETTSAVAGAMWGPALLQPADRVQGWVARTYHRLVELAADDTSGVHLAAGRMAARVDLGDQLPPEALLLPDLRRCAPDELPDGFVSGYRATAPLIDMPRYLDHLTERFRAAGGELLLSPVSSLVEAVEEAGRVVNCTGVGAHELVGDPGVRPVRGQHVVVRNPGVTEYFVEIGAGPEFTAYMPHGDHVVLGGTAVDQDWSRIPGREAGAAILRRCAHVEPLLAGADVLGETVGLRPGRDAVRLEVERFGGGTVVHNYGHSGCGVALSWGCAAEAAELVLTG
- a CDS encoding 4a-hydroxytetrahydrobiopterin dehydratase, producing the protein MTELLNDTQVAEALAGLPEWAQDGTTITRTVEFASFPQAIQGVNRIAEIAESENHHPDIDIRWRKVTFSLSTHSQGGITAKDVTLAEEIDGVVDALS
- a CDS encoding thiamine ABC transporter substrate-binding protein, which codes for MNRYLRWVAALAVASLTTGCSLIGSSGPEPAARTVTLVAHDSFVADPAVLADFERRSGIHLEVRNSGDAGELTNKLVLSRAAPLGDVAYGVDSTFASRALGAGVFAPHRSAAAERGPQRYAQDQEQRLTAIDVADVCLNIDTGWFAQHRVPEPATLRDLTDPRYRGLIALPDPTTSSPGLAFLLGTVAAFGDPGWQDYWRDLTANDVKLSAGWEEAYNQDFSGATGQGPRPIVLSYASSPAAEVDETGRPRTRALLDTCYRQVEYAGVLAGAKDPQAAGEVVDFLLSPEFQAQVPDQMYVYPAVDGVALPPGWAESAPLPQDPAELPAAEVERNRDRWVEQWRTLVRG
- a CDS encoding ABC transporter permease, with protein sequence MNHGLRRRLPVALAAVIVLGFLGLFFAWPVAAIVGLGLRGEAGAVLVEPSTWRLVGFTLGQAAASTAVALLAGLPLAYVLARLAVPGRGLLRVAVTVPFVLPTIVVGMAFRALFGADAGVLAIVLANAFFNVAVVARTVSGLWSHLDRRMEDAARSLGASRLRAFTSVTLPALLPALGSAASVVFLFSATSFGVVLVLGGGELRTLETEIYLRTVQLLDLPGAAALSLLQLAAVVAALLVATVARRRRETALRLRAPSDTARRPQGAEWWVVGLAGLVLCGLGTPIVTLLLRSVSTRDGWGLAGYRALLGTGQNGTLEVTGLEAALNSVRTAVDATWMALLFGLLASFVLVAIRRRAVAESLDLALMLPLGVSAVTVGFGYLITLGSLPGDLRTSPLLVPFAQALVVTPLVIRMVLPVLRAIDERLRQAAATLGAGPWRVRREIDVPLAARTVLAAAGFGFVIALGEFGATGFLARPDAPTLPVAIARLLGRPGELNSQLAYAACTLLMIVTVLGVVLIERLRGRTDAVEEF
- a CDS encoding ABC transporter ATP-binding protein; its protein translation is MGLEVHGLTVRFGETTAVREVDLSVLDGEVLALLGPSGCGKSTLLRTVAGLERPTAGAVRWNGRDLDAVPVHQRRFGMVFQDGQLFPHRDVAGNVGFGPRMRGVGGAARAARVAELLELVGLAGYGARRVTDLSGGEAQRVALARALAADPELLLLDEPLSALDRMLRERLAVDLAALLGQGPSTALVVTHDHDEAFTLADRVAVMARGAVLQADTPALLWRHPADDEVAEFLGCTTFLPATVRDGTATCALGTVEVTAKDGDARLGLRAAGVRAERARPDVPGGAEPVGTVRERVHRHDHVRLAVNVPEFGRVEAVAHIADAPAIEDEVRLRLDPDGIALVGGD
- a CDS encoding GNAT family N-acetyltransferase, yielding MEFEVDDDPRRVDRDAVWEFLSTEAYWGRNRTREAFDRQVDGAWRIVAAYRKQDGRLLGFARAFSDGVLSAYLADVFVLPAARGHGVGVELVRAMIEDGPGRDFRWMLHTADAHGLYERFGFAAPDSDFLERPSG
- a CDS encoding ABC transporter permease translates to MTATVSAEVSPAPAGRRSAPLARVLLAEFRWVLRRPRNLLALLMLAGLPVLIGVGIALTGGPGSGGGPGLLSSVAGNGLVLPVASILLAQSMLLPLVVAMVAADAIAGEASHGTLRGLLIAPLGRVRLVGVKSAGVLLMVLLSVLVLAVSGLLTGLIIVGGDGLVTLSGTTLSLGAALGRIALAVLWCAAQMAAIGAVALALSSLTEHPLVVMAGTMAALIVFGVLGTVPSLEWLRPLLITTDWSAVIDVLRDPIFTDTLSTGLLRAGCYLVIGLSATVLRMVTRDA
- a CDS encoding ABC transporter ATP-binding protein, coding for MTEVADQAEQVGAVAAAPTPVEVYAARTSGLRKTYGDTAAVAGIDLAVPRGAVVGVLGPNGSGKTTTIRMLLGLIRPTAGSVELLGHALPDEADRVLPKVGALVEGPGFHPFLSGRENLLRCAAMEPNLASQDIRSAVDEALRRVGLTAAADRRFRGYSLGMKQRLGLAAALLVPRELVVLDEPTNGLDPAGTREIRQIIAELHAVGTTVLVSSHLLAEVEATCTHVAVMHRGTLVAQGGLAELLESGGPHLMISTSDLTAGLDALRDNGISARVEQQALRVDLSEVDAPEVLATLVRADVGVHEARRGRAGLEDLFARLTEEES